The region ATACAATCGCTGGCAAAACGCCAACCTGTACGCGTGCGGGGATGAACTTTCCGACGAGGACCGCAAAAGCGAGCTGGGCGCCTTCTTCGGTTCCATCCACGCCACGCTCAATCACTTGCTGTGGGCGGATCGCATTTGGATGCATCGTTTCGCTGGCACGGCAAAACCGTCCGAGGATATCAAGGCCTCGGTCGTGCGCATATCGAACTGGCTGGATCTCAAACAAGATCGTGAATCTCTCGATGAGGTGATCCTGCAATGGGCAGAAGGGCTCGCCGAAGAGTGGCTTGACGGTGAGCTGACCTGGTATTCAGGGGCCGCGCAAGCGGAGATCACACGTCCGAATTGGATTTTGGTCTCCCATATGTTCAATCATCAAACCCACCACCGCGGCCAGGTCCACTGCATGATCACACAATATGGCCTTAAGCCGCGCGACACGGACCTGATGATCATGCCCGTGAGCATTGATTGATTGACCAAATTTTAGCAGCGCGCGACTCCCGCGCCTATCAATGGCAAGCCGATGGCGGATGTTTCCCTCACCCTCAGCCCACAAACGCCCGCCGATCTCGCGGCGATCGAAAAACTGGACGAACGTGCCTTTGGGCCGGGACGCTTCGCCCGCTCCGCCTACCGGCTGCGCGAAGGGGTCGCGCCGGACTACAGCCTGTCCTTCGTTGCAAGGGTCGGCTCCTTGATGGTCGGCGCCAACCGGATGACGCCCATTTTTTGCGGTGAGTGCCCAGCGCTGCTGCTCGGACCTCTGACAGTCGATCCGCCATTTCGCTCGGGCGGCATTGGTGAAGAGCTGGTGATGAAATCGCTTCAAGCAGCGCGGACGGCAGGGCACCAGCTGGTCCTGCTCGTCGGTGACATGTCCTATTACGGCAAGATGGGTTTTTTTCCGGTGCCGCCGGGCAGACTCGTTTTCGCCGGACCCGTCGATCCCGATAGGCTGCTTTATTGCGAACTCGTCGAAGGTGCCTTCGATGGGGTCAAGGGCAAGG is a window of Methylocapsa sp. D3K7 DNA encoding:
- a CDS encoding DinB family protein translates to MIDKQFVKQMAKYNRWQNANLYACGDELSDEDRKSELGAFFGSIHATLNHLLWADRIWMHRFAGTAKPSEDIKASVVRISNWLDLKQDRESLDEVILQWAEGLAEEWLDGELTWYSGAAQAEITRPNWILVSHMFNHQTHHRGQVHCMITQYGLKPRDTDLMIMPVSID
- a CDS encoding N-acetyltransferase, giving the protein MADVSLTLSPQTPADLAAIEKLDERAFGPGRFARSAYRLREGVAPDYSLSFVARVGSLMVGANRMTPIFCGECPALLLGPLTVDPPFRSGGIGEELVMKSLQAARTAGHQLVLLVGDMSYYGKMGFFPVPPGRLVFAGPVDPDRLLYCELVEGAFDGVKGKVWRVSRQGAAR